The following proteins are encoded in a genomic region of Nicotiana sylvestris chromosome 4, ASM39365v2, whole genome shotgun sequence:
- the LOC138890111 gene encoding uncharacterized protein, protein MLERVLQNQERSDTSMRNMIELVGSHTASIQKLEMQIRELSREQNSKQKGTLPSDTIADPKGSGSGTTSHVMAITTRSGKVLQGGSELVVEVQESEHEVEVEKQRVVEVEKVPEELKVQQENRGELKEKVKETPKILPPIPRPPPPFPQRLARKVDDSKLEKFYDILEQFLVNITFVESFQEMPGFSKYLKDLITKKRTTKNEVVNVTHRVSSIIATSTVQNKKDPGAFTIPCTIGAYDFAKAFCDNGASINLMPLSIYKQAGLGMLRPTSTRLQKADLSIKRLVGIVDDVLVKVAKFRLPADFVILDCKVDKEIPIILGRPFLATGRSLMDSEQNEIKFRASDEEVKFQESKGMKLPHEYESILVIDVIDEVEDAVEMKMEEQCLGEALAAILVNFDGEDMEGYMESVNALEGLGSYTYASANLSLDLENRVTPPTKPSIIEPLQQELKPLPPYLRYKFLGLNDTLPVIISSLLNDVQLEQLLEVLKEHRKAIGWTIADIRGILPGICEHKIQLESETKPCMEHQRRLNPSMQEVVKKEIIKWLDAKVVYPIADSS, encoded by the coding sequence ATGCTTGAACgggtattgcaaaatcaagagaGGTCAGACACATCTATGAGGAATATGATTGAGCTTGTTGGTTCTCATACCGCATCCATTCAGAAATTGGAGATGCAAATCAGAGAACTCTCTAGGGAACAAAATTCGAAGCAAAAAGGAACACTTCCAAGTGACACAATCGCGGACCCCAAGGGTAGTGGGAGTGGTACAACTTCTCATGTTATGGCGATTACTACTCGGAGTGGGAAGGTACTACAAGGAGGGAGTGAACTAGTGGTTGAAGTTCAAGAGTCCGAACATGAAGTTGAGGTTGAAAAGCAAAGGGttgttgaagttgaaaaggttccgGAAGAGTTGAAAGTGCAACAAGAAAACCGAGGCGAGttaaaggaaaaggtaaaagagacaccaaaaattctaccacctattcctagacctcctcccccattccctcaaagacttgctaggaaagttgatgatagcaaactcgaAAAGTTCTATGACATTCTCGAGCAATTTTTGGTGAATATTACATTTGTGGAATCATTTCAAGAGATGCCGGGTTTTTCTaaatatttgaaagatttgattaccaagaagagaaccaccaaaaatgaagtggtgaatgtgactcaccgggttagttccatcattgcaacaTCTACCGTTCAAAATAAAAAAGACCCGGGAGCTTTTACCATTCCTTGTACTATTGGGGCATATGACTTTGCAAAAGCCTTTTGTGATAATGGGGCTAGCATAAACTTGATGCCTCTTTCCATTTACAAGCAAGCAGGGTTGGGTATGCTAAGGCCCACAAGCACGAGATTGCAAAAGGCTGATCTTTCCATAAAGAGACTGGTgggaattgttgatgatgtgcttgttaaAGTGGCAAAGTTTCGTTTACCCGCCGATTTTGTAATCCTTGATTGTAAGgttgacaaagagatccctatcattttggggagaccatTCCTAGCCACAGGAAGATCATTAATGGATTCGGAACAGAATGAGATCAAATTTCGTGCGAGTGATGAAgaggtcaaattccaagaaagcAAGGGTATGAAACTACCACATGAATATGAGAGTATCTTGGTGATTGATGTTATTGATGAAGTGGAAGATGCGGTTGAAATGaagatggaagaacaatgcctAGGTGAGGCATTGGCGGCTATTTTGGTGAACTTTGATGGTGAAGATATGGAAGGATATATGGAATCGGTAAATGCATTGGAGGGGCTTGGGTCCTACACTTATGCTTCGGCAAATCTCTCTCTTGACTTGGAGAATAGAGTCACTCCTCCCACAAAACCTTCTATTATTGAGCCACTGCAGCAAGAGCTCAAACCACTTCCACCAtacttgaggtataaatttcttggcttAAATGATACTTTACCGGTAATCATTTCTTCGTTGTTGAATGATGTGCAGTTAGAACAATTGTTGGAAGTCTTGAAGGAGCATAGGAAAGCTATTGGATGGACAATTGCGGACATCCGAGGGATTCTCCCCGGAATTTGCGAACACAAGATCCAATTGGAGAGTGAGACGAAACCATGTATGGAACATCAACGACGGTTGAACCCgtccatgcaagaggtggtaaagaaagaaatcatcaagtggttggatgccaagGTAGTCTACCCCATTGCCGATAGTTCTTAG